Proteins co-encoded in one Lasioglossum baleicum chromosome 3, iyLasBale1, whole genome shotgun sequence genomic window:
- the LOC143221969 gene encoding xibalbin-1 isoform X1: MKFCLLWLFCFLVLLVDRSLGSPYIDDDEEDALQDADSDYTDNALENLLRGAQQKRTSLIYLFRRACIKRGGNCDHRPKDCCHSSSCRCNLWGSNCRCQRVGVFQKWG; the protein is encoded by the exons ATGAAGTTCTGTTTACTATGGCTGTTCTGCTTCCTCGTGCTACTCGTCGACAGGTCCCTGGGTAGCCCCTACATCGACGACGACG AGGAAGATGCTCTGCAAGACGCAGACTCCGATTATACAGACAACGCACTAGAAAATTTGTTGCGGGGAGCTCAACAAAA ACGTACCTCGTTGATTTACCTGTTTAGGCGGGCCTGTATAAAACGCGGTGGCAACTGCGACCATCGGCCGAAAGATTGTTGCCACAGCTCCAGCTGCAGATGCAACCTGTGGGGCTCAAATTGCCGGTGCCAGCGAGTGGGTGTCTTCCAGAAATGGGGCTAA
- the LOC143221969 gene encoding xibalbin-1 isoform X2 yields the protein MKFCLLWLFCFLVLLVDRSLGSPYIDDDEEDALQDADSDYTDNALENLLRGAQQKRACIKRGGNCDHRPKDCCHSSSCRCNLWGSNCRCQRVGVFQKWG from the exons ATGAAGTTCTGTTTACTATGGCTGTTCTGCTTCCTCGTGCTACTCGTCGACAGGTCCCTGGGTAGCCCCTACATCGACGACGACG AGGAAGATGCTCTGCAAGACGCAGACTCCGATTATACAGACAACGCACTAGAAAATTTGTTGCGGGGAGCTCAACAAAA GCGGGCCTGTATAAAACGCGGTGGCAACTGCGACCATCGGCCGAAAGATTGTTGCCACAGCTCCAGCTGCAGATGCAACCTGTGGGGCTCAAATTGCCGGTGCCAGCGAGTGGGTGTCTTCCAGAAATGGGGCTAA